ATCAATATCGATGAAATCGATCGCATCCAGGGTATGAACATTACCTTCGTTACAACAGCTAAGACTGACGAAGAAGGTTTTGCTCTTTTGAAGGCATTCGGTCTTCCATTCAAGAACGCAAATAAAGACTAAGAGATATGGCAAAAGAATCAATGAAAGCTCGCGAGGTTAAGCGTGCAAAGCTTGTAGCTCGTTACGCTGAAAAGCGCGAAGCACTGAAAAAGATTATTGCAACTTCTAATGACCCAGCTGAAGCATACGAGGCAGCTCGTAAGCTTCAGGCTATTCCAAAGAATGCAAACCCTATCCGTCTTCACAATCGTTGCAAGATCACTGGTCGTCCAAAGGGTTATATCCGCCAGTTCGGTCTTTCTCGTATCCAGTTCCGTGAGATGGCTTCTGCAGGTTTGATTCCAGGCGTTAAGAAGGCTAGCTGGTAATCCCCTTTTAGGTTAGAAAGATTTATTTTATTTAATATTGTCGGGGGCGTCCCGATTAATTAAACATTTTATTTTTATGACAGATCCAATAGCAGATTATCTGACAAGACTCAGAAATGCAATCATGGCTCATCACCGTGTTGTAGAAGTTCCTGCGTCTAACTTGAAGAAAGAGATCACTAAGATCCTCTTCGAGAAAGGTTACATCCTTAACTACAAGTTTGTAGAGGATGGTCCTCAGGGTACTATCAAAGTTGCTTTGAAGTACAATCCAACTACTAAGCAAAACGCTATTAAGTGTTTGAAGCGTGTTTCTACTCCAGGTTTGCGTAAGTATACTGGTTATAAGGACATGCCAAGAGTTATTAACGGATTAGGTATTGCTATCTTATCTACATCCAAAGGTGTAATGACAGACAAAGAGGCTGCTGATCTTAAGATTGGTGGTGAGGTTCTTTGCTATATTTATTAATTGGAGGATTGAATATGTCAAGAATAGGAAAATTGCCAATTAGTATCCCTGCAGGTGTTACCGTTAATTTTGATGCTAATTCTAATGTAGTG
This is a stretch of genomic DNA from Segatella hominis. It encodes these proteins:
- the rpsN gene encoding 30S ribosomal protein S14, with protein sequence MAKESMKAREVKRAKLVARYAEKREALKKIIATSNDPAEAYEAARKLQAIPKNANPIRLHNRCKITGRPKGYIRQFGLSRIQFREMASAGLIPGVKKASW
- the rpsH gene encoding 30S ribosomal protein S8, with the protein product MTDPIADYLTRLRNAIMAHHRVVEVPASNLKKEITKILFEKGYILNYKFVEDGPQGTIKVALKYNPTTKQNAIKCLKRVSTPGLRKYTGYKDMPRVINGLGIAILSTSKGVMTDKEAADLKIGGEVLCYIY